A region of Ferruginibacter albus DNA encodes the following proteins:
- a CDS encoding transglycosylase domain-containing protein, producing MKRSVKILWRVFGGCLLLFVLILLCANFGVFGKMPSLQKLENPEADLASEVYSVDGKLMGKYYAENRSEVKYNEISPNVIHALVATEDVRFEEHSGIDAKAIARAVFTLGLQGGGSTITQQLAKMMLKQGHGNIVTRSIQKLKEWIVAVKLERNFTKEEIITLYLNRAAWGSNYGIRNASRTYFQKEPKDLNITESAVLVGMLKGFIYDPVRHPEKAFARKNTVIDQMKVASYLTEAEADKLKKDTIDISKYRKLDEDMGIAPYFRMVLGDKLRDWCKTHKNPKAGENYDLYRDGLHIYTTINSVMQQYAEESVEQHMPVIQKKLNYLLKYNGDKMWKDHENIIEAAMRMSERWKNMKEDGISEDVIRKSFDVTTPMKVFAWNKSHDIDTVMTPHDSIRYQKQLLQTSFVAMDPRTGEVKCWVGGIDFKWFKFDHVTAERQVGSTFKPLLYTLAVQDAGYTPDTYIPGGPLTLGGKTISTAGGAMTYCLAKSLNGAAWHLMGTIGPKRTVEFARQCGIKAPLQPYPSLALGAAEIPMLEMLRAYTMFPNKGYNTEPLMITRIEDKDGNLLQQFTSETKQVISEADAYTMVRMMKEVVLSGTARSLNNYNIPADKAGKTGTTNDNTDGWFIGYTPELLAGTWVGCDDPFLRIYTGTSGGNEMALPKWGYFMNKVYGSSKLGYGKMPKFIEPVQLMNNTLYSDENMNRYAMQGDTAHNQNDQGSGNADDYATPDDNNTEIANPSTTEDVKQTPKKTEEKKEVKPSATTSPALDEKNKKPATKTEKPKDDGGY from the coding sequence ATGAAACGTTCAGTAAAAATATTGTGGAGAGTTTTTGGCGGTTGCTTATTGCTATTTGTGTTGATCCTGTTATGTGCCAACTTTGGTGTTTTTGGCAAAATGCCTTCTCTGCAAAAATTAGAAAATCCGGAAGCAGACCTGGCGAGTGAAGTGTATAGTGTTGATGGAAAATTAATGGGAAAATATTATGCAGAAAACCGCAGTGAAGTTAAATACAATGAGATTTCTCCCAATGTTATTCATGCTTTAGTTGCAACAGAAGATGTTCGCTTTGAAGAGCATTCTGGTATTGATGCCAAGGCTATAGCCCGTGCAGTTTTTACATTAGGTTTACAAGGAGGAGGAAGCACCATCACACAACAATTGGCAAAGATGATGCTCAAGCAGGGGCATGGTAATATAGTAACACGCAGCATTCAAAAATTAAAAGAATGGATCGTTGCAGTAAAGCTGGAACGCAATTTCACCAAAGAAGAGATCATCACACTATACCTTAATCGTGCAGCATGGGGAAGTAATTATGGCATCCGCAATGCATCCAGAACTTATTTTCAAAAAGAACCTAAAGATCTTAACATTACGGAGTCTGCTGTTTTAGTGGGTATGCTTAAAGGATTTATTTATGATCCTGTTCGTCATCCGGAAAAAGCATTCGCAAGAAAGAATACGGTAATTGATCAAATGAAAGTAGCCAGCTACTTAACCGAAGCAGAGGCAGATAAACTAAAAAAAGACACGATCGATATCAGCAAGTATAGAAAGCTGGATGAGGACATGGGCATTGCTCCTTACTTCAGAATGGTATTGGGAGATAAATTAAGAGATTGGTGTAAGACGCATAAAAATCCAAAAGCAGGAGAGAACTATGATTTATACAGAGATGGATTGCACATATATACTACCATCAATTCTGTAATGCAGCAGTACGCAGAAGAATCGGTAGAACAACACATGCCGGTGATTCAGAAAAAACTGAATTACTTATTAAAGTATAACGGCGATAAAATGTGGAAAGATCATGAGAACATTATTGAAGCAGCTATGCGTATGAGCGAGCGTTGGAAGAATATGAAAGAGGATGGCATTAGTGAAGATGTTATACGAAAGTCTTTTGATGTTACAACACCTATGAAAGTTTTTGCATGGAATAAAAGCCATGATATTGATACAGTAATGACACCGCATGATTCCATCCGTTATCAAAAGCAATTGTTGCAAACTTCTTTTGTAGCAATGGATCCTCGTACAGGAGAAGTTAAATGTTGGGTAGGCGGTATCGATTTTAAATGGTTCAAATTCGATCACGTAACGGCAGAAAGACAGGTAGGATCTACGTTTAAACCTTTGCTATATACATTGGCGGTACAGGATGCAGGATATACACCAGACACATACATTCCGGGAGGCCCGTTAACGCTAGGTGGTAAAACTATCAGTACGGCAGGCGGCGCTATGACCTATTGTTTGGCAAAATCATTGAACGGAGCAGCCTGGCATTTAATGGGAACCATTGGCCCAAAACGTACAGTAGAGTTTGCACGACAATGCGGCATAAAAGCACCCTTGCAACCTTATCCTTCTTTAGCTTTAGGAGCAGCAGAGATCCCGATGCTGGAAATGTTGAGAGCATATACTATGTTTCCTAATAAAGGTTATAATACAGAACCATTAATGATAACGAGGATAGAAGATAAGGACGGAAACCTTTTACAACAGTTTACATCAGAAACAAAACAGGTTATAAGTGAAGCAGATGCCTACACGATGGTAAGAATGATGAAAGAAGTAGTGTTATCCGGTACGGCACGTTCTTTAAACAATTATAATATTCCTGCTGATAAAGCCGGCAAAACCGGTACCACCAATGATAATACAGATGGCTGGTTTATAGGCTACACACCTGAATTATTAGCAGGTACATGGGTTGGTTGCGATGATCCTTTTTTAAGGATTTATACAGGTACTTCCGGTGGTAATGAAATGGCATTGCCTAAATGGGGCTACTTTATGAATAAAGTTTATGGCAGTTCGAAATTAGGTTATGGCAAAATGCCTAAGTTTATAGAGCCTGTTCAATTAATGAACAATACTCTTTATTCAGATGAGAACATGAACAGGTATGCAATGCAGGGAGATACGGCACATAATCAAAACGACCAGGGCAGTGGCAATGCAGACGATTATGCTACGCCGGATGATAACAATACAGAAATAGCAAACCCTTCAACAACAGAAGATGTAAAACAAACGCCGAAAAAGACAGAGGAGAAAAAAGAGGTGAAGCCAAGTGCTACAACTTCGCCTGCGTTAGATGAAAAAAATAAAAAGCCTGCAACTAAAACAGAAAAACCAAAAGATGATGGCGGCTATTAA